In Oncorhynchus gorbuscha isolate QuinsamMale2020 ecotype Even-year linkage group LG02, OgorEven_v1.0, whole genome shotgun sequence, a single genomic region encodes these proteins:
- the aatf gene encoding protein AATF has product MAGHISQQLEDLLNPLPKFTDPEDDHDEETKAKVVEAFDEGDDEDEAVVTLSGLRKKAITLLEETDERYLGKATSRKNLLKEIEGSGEDDDENEEEEEEEDDDADLEDGEAGDDDDDDEEIESDIAKMKSLVSKLKETDITLSSVTDFHKLTEGMDDLGASEDDDEESDEDGESEEEEIENEADDVEAVMTFSKEKVDEEVEKGKAVKDQLALWDQLLEGRIKMQKVLLTANKLPQPHTFPEFKKRGGAEFAGALKNSHKALKALQRSLLELQDQLLHQNPDTRPISLGNTWGARSEEEIHSDDEEERKEAVEPTGPPKRKLEMAEYPDFMAKRFSDFQPYRDATLQKWHDKTQLTMGKSSKGFGAFDRNILIQVEQVLMDKDRLLRRTQTRRSEYRVLGKLEATAPVPETTTAGGEGTEQVLKANTHLKDLDEEIFDDDDFYHQLLRELIERKTSAADPNDQVAMGRQWLAIQKLRSKIKKKVDTKASKGRKVRFHVHSKLVNFMAPIDHLSMNDGARTELYRSLFGKNSFAESAVRE; this is encoded by the exons ATGGCTGGCCACATATCACAACAGCTGGAAGATTTATTAAATCCTTTGCCCAAGTTCACAGATCCAGAGGACGATCATGATGAAG AGACGAAAGCCAAGGTGGTGGAGGCGTTCGATGAGGGTGACGATGAGGATGAAGCTGTGGTTACCTTGAGTGGGCTCCGGAAGAAAGCTATCACTCTGCTGGAAGAGACTGACGAACGGTACCTGGGCAAGGCAACATCTCGTAAAAACCTGCTGAAGGAGATCGAAGGGTCTG GAGAGGATGATGATGAAaacgaagaggaggaggaggaagaagatgacGATGCTGATCTGGAGGATGGAGAGGctggagatgatgatgatgatgatgaagagatCGAGAGTGACATCGCTAAAATGAAAAGCTTGGTGTCTAAGCTGAAGGAGACTGACATCACACTTTCCTCAGTGACAGACTTCCATAAGCTAACAGAGGGAATGGATGATCTTGGAGCGAGCGAAGATGATGATGAAGAAAGTGatgaggatggagagagtgaagaggaggagattGAGAATGAAGCTGACGATGTGGAAGCTGTGATGACTTTCTCTAAAGAGAAAGTGGATGAAGAGGTGGAGAAAGGGAAAGCTGTGAAAGATCAACTTG CTCTTTGGGACCAGCTACTTGAGGGGCGAATTAAAATGCAGAAAGTTCTTCTGACAGCCAATAAGCTGCCACAACCACATACCTTCCCAGAGTTCAAGAAGAGGGGCGGAGCAGAGTTTGCTGGAGCGTTGAAGAATA GTCACAAAGCCCTGAAGGCTCTCCAGAGGTCTCTACTGGAGCTACAGGACCAGCTGCTCCATCAGAACCCAGACACCAGGCCCATCTCCCTGGGCAACACCTGGGGAGCACGCAG tGAGGAGGAGATTCACAGTGATGAtgaagaggaaaggaaggaagcaGTGGAACCGACAGGTCCTCCCAAACGGAAGCTTGAGATGGCAGAGTACCCAGACTTCATGGCCAAGCGCTTCTCTGACTTCCAGCCATACCGCGATGCCACGCTGCAAAAATGGCACGACAAGACCCAGCTGACCATGGGAAAGAGCAGCAag ggTTTTGGGGCATTTGACAGAAACATCCTGATCCAGGTGGAACAGGTGCTAATGGACAAGGACAGGCTGTTGAGACGCACCCAGACCAGACGCTCCGAGTACAGAGTCCTGGGCAAGCTAGAGGCCACTGCCCCTGTACCCGAGACCACCACTGCAGGGGGAGAG gGGACAGAGCAGGTGCTGAAAGCCAATACGCATCTCAAAGACCTGGACGAGGAGATCTTTGATGATGATGATTTCTATCACCAG CTTCTGCGAGAGCTTATTGAACGTAAGACGAGTGCTGCAGACCCCAACGACCAGGTGGCTATGGGCAG acaATGGCTGGCCATTCAGAAGCTCCGCAGTAAGATCAAGAAGAAAGTGGACACCAAGGCCAGCAAGGGACGCAAAGTCAG GTTCCACGTCCACAGTAAGCTGGTGAACTTCATGGCCCCCATCGACCACCTCTCCATGAATGATGGCGCACG GACTGAGTTGTATCGCTCACTATTCGGGAAGAACTCGTTTGCTGAAAGTGCGGTGCGGGAGTGA